A segment of the Arachis hypogaea cultivar Tifrunner chromosome 5, arahy.Tifrunner.gnm2.J5K5, whole genome shotgun sequence genome:
AACAGTGAAACCAACACCACACTTCACTATCCATGATTTTGCTCTTACTAACTTCTCTTCATTAAACTCTTCTGCTGGCAATTCAGTCTTTTCCTTTTCAACCACTGTGATTTGCTTAGTGCTACTCCAATCATAGTTCTGAGGCCAAAGCATGCTGCAAACACCATGAACACCTCCTCCAATCAGAATAGAAACAAGGTTCCCAGCAAGCATCGGAGCATTCCTACCAGTTGTATCAAGATTTATGTGTCCATATTCTGCTTTTGTAACAGAAATCCATGTGATGATTCCCATAATGCAGCCAATTATTGTTCCAAGAATGGCACCAATTGCATTTGCTTTTCTCCATAGAAGCAAGAAAGCGATAGGAAGAACCGCTGATCCGATAAGAACTCCCATTGCAAGGTACATCCATCCTAAGGAAACTCCAGCTTTGTTTAGTATAACCGCGAGCAGCCCCATGAAACAACCAAATCCTAGAACAACAGACCTTGACACTTTAAGGATTTTCTTTCCACTTGCATTTGGATTTATGTAGGTACGGTAGATATCATATGTGCATAATGAAGATACTGCTATTAGTTCTGATGAACCAGCAGAGGTCACTGCCCTGATCATAAGCGCATTAAGAACATGAGAAAGTAAAACAATGATGCACAAAATATAAGTTCAAGGACTTTCAGTTTAATTGAACCTTTACACAAGTTGTATCATCAACCATTTAAAAATTCAATCTTGTAACATGCTGCAAGTGTTTCTGATCATGATCATTACTTACATAAAAAGCATGGTTAGGAGAAGAATGGATCCACCTTTCCCCATCAGAGCCACAGCAGTAGCAGGGGGAACGAGTCCACGACCTGCCTCGCTTTCATTGATTGGTAAATCAAGGGCCAAGGCCCCCAGACCCAATGATGTAGCCAAAGAAAATGGCACAGCAAACCACACCAAGCCTCCTAACAAGTAGCCTTTATGAGTTGATGAAGGTCTTGCAGCAATGGCACTCACCCAATACCCCTAAACATACAAAAGGAGCATAAGTTACAACCATGAATGTGAAAAGCTAACTTTCATGATTGCATTACATGTAGAAATGAAACAAATTGAAGATGGAAAGACACCTATCTTAAGTCATGCTTACATTGTCAACAAAGACAGTGCCAAAGTTACCAACTATGTTTATAATCCCAAAAACTAGGCCTCCTGAACTCAACATTGTTAGGTAAGATCCTCTGTGATTCCCACTCACAGGACCACAAGCTTGTCCATGGTGTGATATAGGATCCTGACATGTTCTTGATTTGCTAGCAACCTCGAGCAGGCGATTGTAAACAACACTTGGGCTACCAAGCTCACTACTCGCCGTATAGACAAGGTAGACAAAAAGCACCAAAACAATGTGCACTGAAAACAAATAGATGCTGGATTAATCGGAGTCTCAGAAACCGGTGGCAaagattaacaaaaattttagtagaaACCTATGACAGAATGTATATAGCTTGCCAAGAATGTGGCTTTGAGTCCACCAGCTAGTGTATAGACAATGACTCCAAGGGGTATTAGGAAGCTTGCAGCATAAATGTTCACTCCAGTTAATGCATTTACAACGGCCGAACCACCGAGGAGCAACATTGCCGTTACAATTATATTTGTCAAGAAGCAGAAAAAGAGGAACACAATGTGTGCTGCAGTGCCCCAACTGAGAGGTAAAGAAACTTTGTTATCAAATCAGTGCTAAAAAAGTTGCAGTTAAGAATGGAGTGAATTATCAAAGTTGCTCTTGAAACATCACTTGGCTTAGCAAGACTTAGAGAGTAACAACTACTTGTTCATCCAAATTCTAAAAACAATTGTAGCAACAAGAAATTTAGCTCTAGAAAAACTTGATAATTTATACAAGAAAGTTTGATATGACTTCACTTTGTTTATGCAAACCAAGATACATACCGGGCTTTGACAATTTCGCAGACTGTATGAGCATGAGGAGCCTTTCTTTTAATCTCTATAGCCATTACTCCAAACAACAATACCTG
Coding sequences within it:
- the LOC112800148 gene encoding urea-proton symporter DUR3-like isoform X2 → MASATQCPPFEFSAKYYHSENGGSCVRQTSFFEGKPVLNQGVGYSVILGFGAFFAVFTSFLVWLEKRYVGSRHTSEWFNTAGRSVKTGLIASVIVSQWTWAATILQSSNVAWEYGVSGPFWYASGATIQVLLFGVMAIEIKRKAPHAHTVCEIVKARWGTAAHIVFLFFCFLTNIIVTAMLLLGGSAVVNALTGVNIYAASFLIPLGVIVYTLAGGLKATFLASYIHSVIVHIVLVLFVYLVYTASSELGSPSVVYNRLLEVASKSRTCQDPISHHGQACGPVSGNHRGSYLTMLSSGGLVFGIINIVGNFGTVFVDNGYWVSAIAARPSSTHKGYLLGGLVWFAVPFSLATSLGLGALALDLPINESEAGRGLVPPATAVALMGKGGSILLLTMLFMAVTSAGSSELIAVSSLCTYDIYRTYINPNASGKKILKVSRSVVLGFGCFMGLLAVILNKAGVSLGWMYLAMGVLIGSAVLPIAFLLLWRKANAIGAILGTIIGCIMGIITWISVTKAEYGHINLDTTGRNAPMLAGNLVSILIGGGVHGVCSMLWPQNYDWSSTKQITVVEKEKTELPAEEFNEEKLVRAKSWIVKCGVGFTVLIVILWPILSLPAGEFSKGYFYFWAVIAIGWGTIGSAVIIVLPIMESWETIRTVILGMFTNDRLMEKVEELNHKLQTIIQAMPEAERLYLLEKEKAKSHKGR
- the LOC112800148 gene encoding urea-proton symporter DUR3-like isoform X1, with the protein product MASATQCPPFEFSAKYYHSENGGSCVRQTSFFEGKPVLNQGVGYSVILGFGAFFAVFTSFLVWLEKRYVGSRHTSEWFNTAGRSVKTGLIASVIVSQWTWAATILQSSNVAWEYGVSGPFWYASGATIQVLLFGVMAIEIKRKAPHAHTVCEIVKARWGTAAHIVFLFFCFLTNIIVTAMLLLGGSAVVNALTGVNIYAASFLIPLGVIVYTLAGGLKATFLASYIHSVIVHIVLVLFVYLVYTASSELGSPSVVYNRLLEVASKSRTCQDPISHHGQACGPVSGNHRGSYLTMLSSGGLVFGIINIVGNFGTVFVDNGYWVSAIAARPSSTHKGYLLGGLVWFAVPFSLATSLGLGALALDLPINESEAGRGLVPPATAVALMGKGGSILLLTMLFMAVTSAGSSELIAVSSLCTYDIYRTYINPNASGKKILKVSRSVVLGFGCFMGLLAVILNKAGVSLGWMYLAMGVLIGSAVLPIAFLLLWRKANAIGAILGTIIGCIMGIITWISVTKAEYGHINLDTTGRNAPMLAGNLVSILIGGGVHGVCSMLWPQNYDWSSTKQITVVEKEKTELPAEEFNEEKLVRAKSWIVKCGVGFTVLIVILWPILSLPAGEFSKGYFYFWAVIAIGWGTIGSAVIIVLPIMESWETIRTVILGMFTNDRLMEKVEELNHKLQTIIQAMPEAERLYLLEKEKAKRLEASEKQDDSLPA
- the LOC112800148 gene encoding urea-proton symporter DUR3-like isoform X4, whose protein sequence is MAIEIKRKAPHAHTVCEIVKARWGTAAHIVFLFFCFLTNIIVTAMLLLGGSAVVNALTGVNIYAASFLIPLGVIVYTLAGGLKATFLASYIHSVIVHIVLVLFVYLVYTASSELGSPSVVYNRLLEVASKSRTCQDPISHHGQACGPVSGNHRGSYLTMLSSGGLVFGIINIVGNFGTVFVDNGYWVSAIAARPSSTHKGYLLGGLVWFAVPFSLATSLGLGALALDLPINESEAGRGLVPPATAVALMGKGGSILLLTMLFMAVTSAGSSELIAVSSLCTYDIYRTYINPNASGKKILKVSRSVVLGFGCFMGLLAVILNKAGVSLGWMYLAMGVLIGSAVLPIAFLLLWRKANAIGAILGTIIGCIMGIITWISVTKAEYGHINLDTTGRNAPMLAGNLVSILIGGGVHGVCSMLWPQNYDWSSTKQITVVEKEKTELPAEEFNEEKLVRAKSWIVKCGVGFTVLIVILWPILSLPAGEFSKGYFYFWAVIAIGWGTIGSAVIIVLPIMESWETIRTVILGMFTNDRLMEKVEELNHKLQTIIQAMPEAERLYLLEKEKAKRLEASEKQDDSLPA
- the LOC112800148 gene encoding urea-proton symporter DUR3-like isoform X3; translated protein: MDQVWLEKRYVGSRHTSEWFNTAGRSVKTGLIASVIVSQWTWAATILQSSNVAWEYGVSGPFWYASGATIQVLLFGVMAIEIKRKAPHAHTVCEIVKARWGTAAHIVFLFFCFLTNIIVTAMLLLGGSAVVNALTGVNIYAASFLIPLGVIVYTLAGGLKATFLASYIHSVIVHIVLVLFVYLVYTASSELGSPSVVYNRLLEVASKSRTCQDPISHHGQACGPVSGNHRGSYLTMLSSGGLVFGIINIVGNFGTVFVDNGYWVSAIAARPSSTHKGYLLGGLVWFAVPFSLATSLGLGALALDLPINESEAGRGLVPPATAVALMGKGGSILLLTMLFMAVTSAGSSELIAVSSLCTYDIYRTYINPNASGKKILKVSRSVVLGFGCFMGLLAVILNKAGVSLGWMYLAMGVLIGSAVLPIAFLLLWRKANAIGAILGTIIGCIMGIITWISVTKAEYGHINLDTTGRNAPMLAGNLVSILIGGGVHGVCSMLWPQNYDWSSTKQITVVEKEKTELPAEEFNEEKLVRAKSWIVKCGVGFTVLIVILWPILSLPAGEFSKGYFYFWAVIAIGWGTIGSAVIIVLPIMESWETIRTVILGMFTNDRLMEKVEELNHKLQTIIQAMPEAERLYLLEKEKAKRLEASEKQDDSLPA
- the LOC112800148 gene encoding urea-proton symporter DUR3-like isoform X5 yields the protein MAIEIKRKAPHAHTVCEIVKARWGTAAHIVFLFFCFLTNIIVTAMLLLGGSAVVNALTGVNIYAASFLIPLGVIVYTLAGGLKATFLASYIHSVIVHIVLVLFVYLVYTASSELGSPSVVYNRLLEVASKSRTCQDPISHHGQACGPVSGNHRGSYLTMLSSGGLVFGIINIVGNFGTVFVDNGYWVSAIAARPSSTHKGYLLGGLVWFAVPFSLATSLGLGALALDLPINESEAGRGLVPPATAVALMGKGGSILLLTMLFMAVTSAGSSELIAVSSLCTYDIYRTYINPNASGKKILKVSRSVVLGFGCFMGLLAVILNKAGVSLGWMYLAMGVLIGSAVLPIAFLLLWRKANAIGAILGTIIGCIMGIITWISVTKAEYGHINLDTTGRNAPMLAGNLVSILIGGGVHGVCSMLWPQNYDWSSTKQITVVEKEKTELPAEEFNEEKLVRAKSWIVKCGVGFTVLIVILWPILSLPAGEFSKGYFYFWAVIAIGWGTIGSAVIIVLPIMESWETIRTVILGMFTNDRLMEKVEELNHKLQTIIQAMPEAERLYLLEKEKAKSHKGR